A region from the Brachyspira hampsonii genome encodes:
- a CDS encoding dipeptidase, producing the protein MIFDAHSDIWTDVAVKTFKGENNIIKKHHYDNMIKGKIGGSIFVIWTEPKNYHRALERVREIQYSINKELEYINDIILIAKNYNDIINAQKENKLYIFIGFEGLISIDDNIDLIDEFYEYGARHASLTWNEENKLAAGVRGNSSRGLTELGKKAVKKMQDIGMIVDVSHLNDKSFFDVMDITSCPVIASHSNSRALCNSMRNLTDEQLKAIRDVNGVIGFNSYKGFIDENKEKQNIDRGIDHIKYIADKIGIDHIGLGFDYNEYFEDEDAPYIKGLENASKSYDIIIKLKEAGFNDEEIEKIEYKNFHRIIKEVVK; encoded by the coding sequence ATGATTTTCGATGCTCATTCTGATATATGGACTGATGTTGCTGTAAAAACTTTCAAAGGTGAAAACAATATTATAAAAAAGCATCATTATGATAATATGATAAAAGGTAAAATAGGAGGATCTATATTTGTAATATGGACTGAGCCGAAAAATTATCATAGAGCATTAGAAAGAGTAAGAGAAATTCAGTATTCTATAAATAAAGAACTTGAATATATAAATGATATTATATTAATAGCAAAGAATTATAATGATATTATTAATGCACAAAAAGAAAATAAATTATATATATTTATAGGATTTGAAGGACTTATATCCATAGATGATAATATTGATTTGATAGACGAGTTTTATGAGTATGGGGCAAGACATGCTAGTCTTACTTGGAATGAAGAAAATAAATTAGCTGCGGGAGTGAGAGGAAATTCATCAAGAGGATTAACTGAATTAGGAAAAAAGGCTGTAAAAAAAATGCAGGATATAGGTATGATAGTTGATGTATCGCATTTAAATGATAAATCTTTCTTTGATGTTATGGATATTACTTCATGTCCTGTTATAGCCTCACATTCTAATTCCAGAGCATTATGCAATAGTATGAGAAATCTTACAGATGAACAATTAAAAGCAATAAGAGATGTTAATGGCGTTATAGGATTTAATTCTTATAAAGGCTTCATTGATGAAAACAAAGAAAAACAGAATATAGACAGAGGCATAGACCATATAAAATATATAGCTGATAAAATAGGAATAGATCATATAGGGCTTGGTTTTGACTATAATGAATATTTTGAAGATGAAGATGCCCCTTATATAAAAGGTTTAGAAAATGCATCAAAGTCTTATGATATTATAATAAAATTAAAAGAAGCCGGATTTAATGATGAAGAAATAGAGAAAATAGAATATAAAAATTTCCATAGAATTATAAAAGAAGTAGTAAAATAA
- a CDS encoding phosphohydrolase, protein MDIDLDKYTAIDINFIKDNIDNIKFNSPEIICTSNDNLYLSIPNYKINILFDKNAINSDIFDNFYIPKNSKSIIDLVIEKNEKNEYKHIENINQFIKVYKDCMPDSENTKIFEYKMLEMILEESPKERFISIKNYIDILNQYYNEGLYADAIKYILDIITRLAFIERINLIHLVNASKDKMNQIYFDDLEYYDTQIVTNDLILSITKLVEKIYPNISLFYGLDNFDCRNVIGHGNRVFIIFIEFMLYYNDQIDNQLNLRTIINFNKKFKSFYENVFKKYNIDKTNIKFNDVFKNGLKKISIENIASFAAGAFWHDVVKVKELDYLNINKSKEYAKESTSHAIKGYQFLKLFRNYNDNISLIVGMHHEYYGYGNDVIKIINKQFNENKSLNPSSLISDDVDDIQTLQSLAFFPAKVLEIIDLFDTTVMPQKNYNRKDMSAEDAVKLIYDNYIVKETKLDPILFELFIDFLIDIKKENIKNPLKENY, encoded by the coding sequence ATGGATATTGATTTAGATAAATATACAGCAATAGATATAAACTTTATAAAAGATAATATAGACAATATTAAATTTAATTCTCCAGAAATTATATGTACAAGCAATGATAATTTATATTTATCAATACCTAATTATAAAATAAATATCCTTTTCGACAAAAATGCTATAAACAGTGATATATTTGATAATTTCTATATACCCAAAAATTCAAAATCAATTATAGATTTAGTAATTGAAAAAAATGAAAAAAACGAATACAAACATATTGAAAACATTAATCAGTTCATTAAAGTATATAAAGACTGTATGCCGGATTCTGAAAATACAAAAATTTTCGAATATAAAATGTTAGAGATGATATTAGAGGAAAGCCCTAAAGAAAGATTCATATCTATAAAAAACTATATTGACATATTAAATCAATACTATAATGAGGGCTTGTATGCTGATGCTATAAAATATATATTAGATATAATAACCAGACTTGCGTTTATAGAAAGAATTAATTTAATTCATTTAGTAAATGCTTCTAAAGACAAAATGAATCAAATATATTTTGATGATTTAGAATATTATGATACACAAATAGTAACAAATGACTTGATATTGTCAATCACCAAGTTAGTAGAAAAAATATACCCTAATATAAGTTTATTTTACGGATTAGACAATTTTGACTGCAGAAATGTTATAGGACATGGAAATAGAGTTTTTATTATATTTATAGAATTTATGCTTTATTACAATGATCAAATAGATAACCAGTTAAATCTAAGAACTATTATAAATTTTAATAAAAAATTTAAAAGCTTTTATGAAAATGTTTTCAAAAAATATAATATAGATAAAACTAATATTAAATTCAATGATGTATTTAAAAACGGACTTAAAAAAATATCAATAGAAAATATAGCATCATTTGCTGCCGGAGCATTTTGGCATGATGTTGTTAAAGTAAAAGAATTAGACTATTTAAATATTAATAAATCAAAAGAGTATGCTAAAGAATCAACTTCACATGCTATTAAAGGTTACCAATTCTTAAAACTTTTCAGAAATTATAATGATAATATATCATTGATTGTAGGAATGCATCATGAATACTACGGTTATGGAAATGATGTAATAAAAATAATAAATAAACAATTCAATGAAAATAAATCTTTAAATCCTTCTTCTCTTATATCAGATGATGTTGATGATATTCAAACACTTCAAAGCCTAGCATTTTTCCCTGCTAAAGTATTAGAAATAATAGATTTATTTGACACAACTGTAATGCCTCAAAAAAATTATAACAGAAAAGACATGAGTGCTGAAGATGCTGTAAAATTAATATATGATAATTATATAGTTAAAGAAACAAAATTGGATCCTATATTATTTGAATTGTTTATAGATTTTTTAATAGACATAAAAAAAGAAAATATAAAAAATCCGCTAAAGGAAAATTATTAA
- a CDS encoding S-methyl-5-thioribose-1-phosphate isomerase, with protein MINRIDKELAFMLQFENIAWYDDGCVKILDRRVYPNKVNFVECKTHKEVSKAIADMVTQSAGPYLAVAMGMALAGYESKHLEGNDRIDFLTYACNTLANSRPTTSARMMSITKSCLEAGTEAIKSGKDPIEAMFNRGIELSTKRYSKIKKIAENLVSMFPDKGSILTQCFGESIVGFMIQEFQKKNKDIKVVCAETRPYFQGARLTATVAYDQGADVTVITDNMVAYTMQEKKIDVFTSAADLICLNGAVVNKIGTFQIAIVAKYLGIPYFVTGAPDKGYHGLEDVHFEFRDEKLVTEAMGVKTSKEGVKGFYPAFDYTPPHLVSAVVTDLGIYSPYDVFKYYIGNDEGEY; from the coding sequence ATGATTAATAGAATAGATAAAGAATTAGCTTTTATGCTTCAGTTTGAAAATATAGCTTGGTATGATGACGGATGCGTTAAAATATTAGATAGGAGAGTTTATCCTAATAAAGTTAATTTTGTTGAATGTAAAACTCATAAAGAAGTTTCAAAAGCCATAGCAGATATGGTAACACAAAGTGCCGGTCCTTATTTGGCTGTTGCTATGGGAATGGCATTGGCCGGATATGAATCAAAACATTTAGAAGGTAATGACAGAATAGATTTTCTAACTTATGCCTGCAATACTTTGGCTAATTCAAGACCTACAACAAGTGCCAGAATGATGTCTATAACAAAATCATGTTTAGAAGCTGGTACTGAGGCTATAAAATCAGGCAAAGACCCAATAGAAGCTATGTTTAATAGGGGAATAGAACTTTCTACAAAAAGATATTCCAAAATAAAAAAAATAGCAGAGAATCTTGTTTCAATGTTTCCGGATAAAGGTAGTATACTTACTCAATGTTTCGGTGAGTCTATAGTAGGTTTTATGATACAGGAGTTTCAGAAAAAAAATAAAGATATAAAGGTTGTGTGTGCTGAAACTAGACCTTATTTTCAAGGTGCTAGGCTTACAGCAACGGTTGCTTATGATCAGGGTGCTGATGTTACAGTTATTACTGATAATATGGTGGCATACACTATGCAGGAGAAAAAAATTGATGTATTTACTTCAGCTGCTGATTTAATATGTTTGAATGGGGCAGTTGTAAATAAAATAGGAACCTTCCAAATTGCAATAGTAGCAAAATATTTAGGTATTCCTTATTTTGTAACAGGAGCTCCGGATAAAGGATATCATGGACTTGAAGATGTGCATTTTGAGTTTAGAGATGAAAAACTTGTAACTGAGGCTATGGGTGTAAAGACATCTAAAGAAGGAGTAAAAGGTTTTTATCCGGCATTCGATTATACTCCGCCGCATTTAGTCAGTGCTGTTGTAACAGATTTAGGTATTTACAGTCCTTATGATGTATTTAAATATTATATAGGCAATGATGAAGGTGAATATTAA
- a CDS encoding FAD-dependent oxidoreductase produces the protein MKVIVIGCNHAGTWAAKTLKATDPNCKVVTYDRNDNISFLACGIALWVGGVVKDPKGLFYASPESLKGEGIDVYMGHEVTKIDWANKKLHVKELKTGKEFEDNYDKLILATGSWPVTPPIEGLKQEGTEYGLKKGIFFAKLFQQGQDIINEIAKPDVKRVMVVGAGYIGVELIEAFKNHGKEVILMEAMPRVMANYFDKEITDEAEKRIKEAGIEMHLGETVKKFEGDDRVKKVVTDKGSYDVDMVVMSVGFRPNSDLYKDYLETLPNGAIVVDTTMKSSKDPDVYAIGDCATVYSRASEKQEYIALATNAVRMGIVAANNALGKHVEYCGTQGSNAICVFGYNMASTGWSEETAKKKGLKAKSNFFKDSERPEFMPGNEDVLVKIVYEEDTGRLLGAQIASEHNHAEAIHAFSLAIQRGMTVQEFALSDFFFLPHYNKPLSWMTMVAYTAK, from the coding sequence ATGAAAGTTATTGTAATAGGATGTAACCATGCTGGTACTTGGGCAGCAAAAACTTTGAAAGCTACAGATCCTAATTGTAAAGTAGTTACTTACGATAGAAACGATAATATATCTTTCTTAGCCTGCGGTATAGCACTTTGGGTTGGAGGAGTAGTTAAAGATCCTAAGGGTCTATTCTATGCTAGTCCTGAAAGTCTAAAAGGCGAAGGTATTGATGTTTATATGGGACATGAAGTAACAAAAATAGACTGGGCTAACAAAAAATTACATGTAAAAGAACTAAAAACAGGAAAAGAGTTTGAAGATAATTACGACAAACTTATACTTGCTACTGGTTCTTGGCCTGTAACTCCTCCTATAGAAGGATTAAAACAGGAAGGTACTGAATATGGTCTTAAAAAAGGTATTTTCTTTGCTAAATTGTTCCAACAAGGACAGGATATTATTAATGAAATAGCTAAACCTGATGTAAAAAGGGTTATGGTTGTTGGTGCTGGTTATATAGGTGTTGAGCTTATAGAAGCATTCAAAAATCATGGTAAAGAAGTTATCTTAATGGAAGCTATGCCTAGAGTTATGGCTAACTATTTTGATAAAGAAATCACTGATGAAGCTGAAAAAAGAATCAAAGAAGCTGGAATAGAAATGCATTTAGGCGAAACTGTTAAAAAGTTCGAAGGTGATGACAGAGTTAAAAAAGTTGTTACTGATAAAGGTTCTTATGATGTAGATATGGTAGTTATGTCTGTTGGTTTCAGACCTAATAGCGACCTTTATAAAGACTATTTAGAAACTTTACCTAATGGTGCTATTGTAGTAGACACTACTATGAAAAGCAGTAAAGATCCTGATGTTTATGCTATAGGAGACTGTGCTACTGTATATTCTAGAGCTTCTGAAAAACAAGAATATATTGCTTTAGCTACTAATGCTGTAAGAATGGGTATTGTTGCTGCTAATAATGCTTTAGGAAAACATGTTGAATACTGCGGTACTCAAGGTTCTAATGCTATATGCGTATTCGGATATAATATGGCTTCTACTGGATGGTCTGAAGAAACTGCTAAGAAAAAAGGATTAAAAGCAAAATCTAATTTCTTCAAAGATTCTGAAAGACCTGAATTTATGCCTGGCAACGAAGATGTATTAGTAAAAATCGTTTATGAAGAAGATACAGGCCGTTTATTAGGTGCACAAATTGCTTCTGAACATAATCATGCTGAAGCTATTCATGCATTCTCTTTAGCTATACAAAGAGGTATGACTGTTCAGGAATTCGCTTTATCTGACTTCTTCTTCTTGCCTCATTACAACAAACCATTATCTTGGATGACTATGGTTGCTTATACTGCTAAATAA
- a CDS encoding ECF transporter S component produces the protein MNNDLKYNILIVFIGIVINFALTFIVLLFKIPFLFLDSVGTILSAVLLGPIYGAIVGILTNIIISLFINYSHLNFAVINALIGIIIGLIAKKIKFNIIPAIISGIIIGIISPLIGTPISIILSDGFTGAKIDSFIKILNENGVDLFHASFIIRLLTNIFDKVLSCIIVYIAIKKIILFQKNDCINNPNTSNNNDKN, from the coding sequence ATGAATAATGATTTAAAATACAATATATTAATAGTATTTATAGGAATAGTAATTAATTTTGCTTTAACATTTATAGTATTATTATTTAAAATACCATTTTTATTTTTAGATTCTGTAGGCACTATTTTATCCGCTGTTTTGCTTGGACCTATTTACGGTGCTATTGTAGGTATATTAACAAATATTATAATATCGTTATTTATAAACTATTCGCATTTAAATTTTGCAGTAATAAATGCATTAATAGGGATAATAATTGGGCTTATAGCAAAAAAAATTAAATTTAATATTATACCAGCTATTATATCAGGAATTATAATTGGAATAATATCACCTTTAATAGGAACCCCAATATCTATAATATTATCTGACGGATTCACAGGTGCAAAAATAGACAGCTTTATAAAAATTTTAAATGAAAACGGCGTAGATCTTTTTCATGCATCTTTTATAATTAGATTATTAACGAATATATTTGATAAAGTATTATCATGCATTATTGTATACATAGCAATAAAAAAAATAATTTTGTTTCAAAAAAATGACTGTATAAATAATCCAAATACTTCAAATAATAATGATAAAAATTAA
- the mtnK gene encoding S-methyl-5-thioribose kinase translates to MTNFNEYFLMEEKDVLLYVKNKLKYFSQDDNIICKEIGDGNINYVYRISNGKDSIILKQAGVHTRSNSSGRILDINRNSREADILSFYGSILPDLAPKIISIDRVMNLFVMEDLKSFLVLRDALMKGHIYHHLQEQITDFLVETTLSTADFFMDPFTKKENVIKYTNKELCKISEELVFREPFFNVLKENVFSESLNKFVEDNLYNNKQLQLEAAKLKYEFMNNPQALIHGDLHTGSIFVNEDYIKVMDCEFAFYGPIGYDLGTIIANFIFSYVYHLYVTKDKNYTSFLFNVIDNTLKLFKNKFISKFLNESTDISAQNDYFVEYYLLEVLKTGFGICGLELLRRTTGCARVKEIESVSDDDIRRDIEYTLLNIGIECLSYRDRLSEEEKFMKFVDNVIDNINL, encoded by the coding sequence ATGACAAATTTTAATGAGTATTTTTTGATGGAAGAGAAAGATGTTTTGCTTTATGTAAAAAATAAATTAAAATATTTTTCTCAAGATGATAATATAATTTGTAAAGAAATAGGCGACGGTAATATTAATTATGTATATAGAATAAGTAATGGTAAGGATTCAATAATACTTAAACAGGCAGGCGTACATACTAGAAGCAATTCATCAGGAAGAATACTTGATATTAACAGAAATTCAAGAGAGGCTGATATTTTATCTTTTTACGGCAGCATACTTCCTGATTTAGCCCCTAAAATCATTTCTATAGATAGAGTTATGAATTTATTTGTAATGGAAGATTTAAAATCTTTTCTTGTACTTAGAGATGCTTTAATGAAAGGACATATATATCATCATTTACAAGAACAGATAACAGATTTTTTAGTTGAAACAACATTGTCTACAGCTGATTTTTTTATGGACCCATTTACCAAAAAAGAAAATGTTATAAAATATACTAATAAAGAACTTTGTAAGATAAGTGAAGAATTAGTATTCAGAGAACCATTTTTTAATGTTCTTAAAGAAAATGTTTTTTCTGAATCATTAAATAAATTTGTAGAGGATAATCTTTATAACAATAAGCAGCTGCAATTAGAAGCGGCAAAATTAAAGTATGAATTTATGAATAATCCTCAGGCTTTAATACATGGAGATTTACATACAGGCTCTATATTTGTTAATGAAGATTATATAAAGGTAATGGACTGCGAATTTGCCTTTTATGGTCCTATAGGCTATGATTTAGGTACTATTATAGCTAATTTTATATTTTCTTATGTTTATCATTTATATGTTACTAAAGATAAAAATTATACATCATTTCTTTTCAATGTTATTGATAATACTCTAAAACTTTTTAAAAATAAGTTCATTAGTAAATTCTTGAATGAAAGTACTGATATATCAGCACAAAATGATTATTTTGTAGAATATTATCTTCTTGAGGTATTGAAAACAGGGTTTGGTATATGCGGGCTTGAATTATTGAGAAGAACTACAGGATGTGCCAGAGTAAAAGAAATAGAGTCCGTTTCTGATGATGATATAAGAAGAGATATAGAGTACACTCTTTTAAATATAGGTATTGAGTGCTTATCATATAGAGACAGACTTTCTGAAGAAGAAAAGTTTATGAAATTTGTAGATAATGTAATTGATAATATAAATTTATAA